The following coding sequences lie in one Methylosinus sp. PW1 genomic window:
- a CDS encoding methyltransferase, producing the protein MSTLSPEKILGLGFAFWNSKVLLSAVELGLFTVLAEGPADAETLRARLGLHERSARDFFDALVALGMLERENGLYRNTAETDLFLDRAKPSYVGQILEMSNLRLFSSWNRLTDALRTGAAQSENAGEGDFFGALYADPQKLRGFLTAMSGISAGSAQAIAAKFPWQDYKSFIDVGCAQGMVPVTVARAHPHLSGGGFDLPQAQPVFVDFVAQNGLSDRLRFYPGDFFKDALPKVDVIVMGHILHDWNLEEKRLLLAKAYEALPKGGALIVYEALIDDERKTNAFGLLMSLNMLIETPGGFDYTGADCQDWMREAGFSQTRVEHLLGPDSMVVGVK; encoded by the coding sequence ATGAGCACTCTCTCCCCGGAAAAAATCCTCGGTCTCGGCTTCGCGTTTTGGAACTCGAAAGTCTTGCTCTCGGCGGTCGAGCTCGGCCTCTTCACCGTCCTGGCGGAAGGCCCGGCCGACGCCGAAACGCTGCGCGCCCGCCTCGGCCTGCATGAGCGTTCGGCGCGCGATTTCTTCGATGCGCTGGTGGCGCTCGGAATGCTCGAGCGCGAGAACGGCCTCTATCGCAACACGGCGGAGACGGACCTCTTCCTCGATCGCGCCAAGCCGAGCTATGTCGGGCAGATATTGGAAATGTCCAATCTCCGCTTGTTCTCGAGCTGGAACCGCCTCACCGATGCGTTGCGCACCGGCGCCGCGCAGAGCGAGAACGCGGGCGAAGGCGATTTCTTTGGCGCGCTCTACGCCGATCCGCAAAAGCTGCGCGGCTTCCTTACCGCGATGAGCGGCATAAGCGCCGGTTCGGCGCAGGCCATCGCCGCGAAATTCCCGTGGCAGGATTACAAAAGCTTCATCGATGTCGGCTGCGCGCAGGGCATGGTTCCCGTCACGGTCGCGCGCGCGCATCCGCATCTTTCCGGCGGCGGTTTCGATCTGCCGCAGGCGCAGCCGGTGTTCGTTGATTTCGTCGCGCAGAACGGCCTATCGGATCGGCTGCGCTTCTATCCGGGCGATTTCTTCAAGGACGCGCTGCCCAAGGTCGACGTCATCGTCATGGGGCATATTCTTCACGATTGGAATCTCGAGGAGAAGCGCCTGCTGCTCGCCAAGGCCTATGAGGCGCTGCCGAAGGGCGGGGCGCTCATCGTCTATGAGGCGCTGATCGACGACGAGCGCAAGACCAACGCCTTCGGCCTGCTGATGAGCCTCAACATGCTGATCGAAACGCCCGGCGGCTTCGATTACACCGGCGCGGATTGCCAGGACTGGATGCGTGAGGCCGGCTTCTCGCAAACGCGCGTCGAGCATTTGCTGGGGCCGGATTCGATGGTCGTCGGCGTGAAGTGA
- a CDS encoding invasion associated locus B family protein, which translates to MIRPSFLPLLLAAGLGLTVAAPALAKEKPAAEDAAAETKADKKKPAKSEAKKAEPAKPGETKKPDAAKKPVDAKKAAEAKKPADAKKAAAADDSEEPDAKPAKDKNGKPAKGGKDQNGKDTGGKDAKAAGKEKPAEKEKPGVKTPTAIGSFGDWNAMTAHGQGKDKTCYALAEPKDRQPGKLQRDKAYVFISTRPAEGVRNEVAIILGFAAKDGGAASADIDGDNFELVTKGSNAWVKNPAKEKEFVEALKSGTKLVVKAPSAKGNVTTDTYSLKGLSDALGRVQKECP; encoded by the coding sequence ATGATTCGCCCCTCTTTCCTTCCCCTCCTTCTCGCCGCCGGCCTCGGCCTCACTGTCGCGGCGCCGGCGCTCGCCAAAGAAAAGCCAGCGGCCGAGGATGCGGCCGCCGAAACCAAGGCCGATAAGAAGAAGCCCGCCAAATCGGAGGCAAAAAAGGCCGAGCCCGCCAAGCCGGGCGAAACAAAAAAGCCGGACGCCGCCAAAAAGCCCGTGGACGCGAAAAAAGCCGCCGAGGCGAAAAAGCCCGCCGATGCAAAAAAGGCCGCGGCCGCGGATGATTCCGAGGAGCCGGACGCCAAGCCCGCCAAGGACAAGAACGGCAAGCCCGCCAAAGGCGGCAAGGACCAGAACGGCAAGGATACGGGCGGCAAGGACGCCAAGGCGGCGGGCAAGGAGAAGCCGGCCGAGAAGGAGAAGCCCGGCGTCAAGACGCCGACCGCCATCGGCTCCTTTGGCGATTGGAACGCCATGACCGCGCATGGGCAGGGCAAGGACAAGACCTGCTATGCGCTCGCCGAGCCGAAAGATCGCCAGCCGGGGAAATTGCAGCGCGACAAGGCCTATGTCTTCATCTCGACGCGGCCCGCCGAAGGCGTGCGCAATGAGGTGGCGATCATCCTCGGCTTCGCGGCCAAGGACGGCGGCGCGGCCAGCGCCGACATCGACGGCGACAATTTCGAGCTCGTGACCAAAGGCTCCAACGCCTGGGTGAAAAACCCGGCGAAAGAGAAAGAATTCGTCGAGGCGTTGAAGAGCGGCACGAAGCTCGTCGTCAAGGCGCCCTCCGCCAAGGGCAATGTCACGACCGACACTTACTCGCTGAAGGGTCTCTCGGACGCGCTCGGCCGCGTGCAGAAGGAATGCCCGTAG